One Citrobacter amalonaticus genomic window carries:
- a CDS encoding bifunctional 4-hydroxy-2-oxoglutarate aldolase/2-dehydro-3-deoxy-phosphogluconate aldolase produces MIKHRVIHAIEQTGLIAIVRGIEPESVLPLAEALYAGGVEVIEVTCNSTRYLESITALKTKMGDKMKVGAGTVINPVMAQLVIDAGADFVLSPDFNPDVISMVHEKQRLMIPAVMTPSEILQACRLGVDLLKLFPANSLGIDYLKEIQGPLDNLALIPVGGITLENTASFARAGAFAVGVGSALTNKQWVNDGEWEKITRQAEAFIRAFRDNKPR; encoded by the coding sequence ATGATTAAACATCGCGTTATTCACGCTATAGAACAGACCGGACTGATTGCCATCGTGCGCGGTATCGAGCCTGAATCTGTTTTGCCTTTGGCTGAAGCGTTATATGCAGGTGGCGTTGAGGTAATAGAGGTGACGTGCAATTCCACGCGTTATCTGGAAAGCATCACTGCGCTAAAAACGAAAATGGGAGACAAGATGAAGGTGGGTGCCGGTACCGTCATCAATCCCGTGATGGCGCAACTGGTGATCGATGCCGGCGCTGATTTTGTGTTGTCGCCCGATTTCAATCCCGACGTCATCTCTATGGTCCATGAGAAACAACGACTGATGATTCCGGCGGTGATGACGCCATCCGAAATCCTCCAGGCCTGTCGCCTTGGCGTGGATCTGCTGAAGCTTTTTCCGGCAAACAGCCTGGGCATCGATTATCTGAAAGAGATCCAGGGACCGCTGGATAATCTCGCGCTGATCCCGGTGGGTGGTATCACGCTTGAAAATACAGCAAGCTTTGCCCGCGCGGGCGCGTTTGCGGTCGGCGTCGGCAGTGCGCTGACAAACAAACAGTGGGTAAACGATGGCGAATGGGAAAAAATCACCCGACAGGCCGAGGCATTTATCCGGGCTTTTCGCGATAACAAGCCGCGGTAA
- a CDS encoding MFS transporter, with product MNTTVKESAVVKKRGGKRWFVVFLLLIGGIINYLDRASLSIAAPDMMKELNLSNTDIGLLGSVFALIYALCQLPAGFLVDRFGPKKVYGWAVALWSGATMLTGACSNMMTLIFARGILGITEAPCWPGAAKITASWFPKKERALATGFWDAASKWGPAIAPPILVAIIVPFGWRSLFYIAGAIGLVFVVFFIFAYHQPEKHPSITKEELDYIKEGGGGTAEKLTGDAEKISWGGLFKYRCIWGMILGWFCYVWMMNIFTTFLPLYLMKTQNIQLKELGIYASIPYFGGIVGAIMGGYISKWLIDKNIFTDSLKAKRVTISISALLAGIAVIAVPMVDGLFATLTLLVIAMALLSALSATGWALPGDVAPSSMVASVGSIQNFGGYFAGSLSPLATGLIADVTGSYTLAFVSGGIIAACAALCYWFIVKEPVKVEE from the coding sequence ATGAACACAACCGTAAAAGAAAGTGCCGTAGTCAAAAAAAGAGGCGGTAAAAGATGGTTTGTTGTTTTCCTCTTATTAATCGGCGGGATAATTAACTATCTGGATCGCGCGAGTTTATCCATCGCCGCGCCCGATATGATGAAAGAACTGAATCTGTCTAACACGGATATTGGGCTTCTGGGATCGGTATTCGCGTTAATTTACGCATTGTGCCAACTCCCGGCCGGTTTTCTGGTTGACCGCTTTGGTCCTAAGAAAGTATATGGTTGGGCCGTCGCATTATGGAGCGGCGCCACGATGCTGACGGGGGCATGCAGCAATATGATGACCCTGATTTTCGCACGCGGAATTTTAGGCATTACCGAAGCCCCCTGCTGGCCCGGCGCGGCCAAAATCACGGCCTCATGGTTCCCTAAGAAAGAGCGTGCGCTGGCGACAGGCTTCTGGGATGCTGCGTCGAAATGGGGCCCGGCCATTGCTCCGCCGATTCTGGTGGCCATTATCGTACCTTTTGGCTGGCGTTCTTTATTTTATATTGCCGGTGCCATTGGCCTGGTCTTCGTGGTGTTCTTTATTTTTGCTTATCACCAGCCGGAAAAACACCCGAGTATCACTAAAGAAGAACTGGATTATATTAAGGAAGGCGGCGGTGGCACCGCAGAAAAACTGACCGGTGATGCAGAGAAAATCAGTTGGGGCGGTTTATTCAAATACCGTTGCATCTGGGGGATGATATTAGGCTGGTTTTGCTATGTGTGGATGATGAATATTTTCACCACATTCCTGCCGCTTTATTTGATGAAAACTCAGAACATTCAGCTTAAAGAGTTAGGGATCTATGCCAGTATTCCTTATTTCGGCGGTATTGTCGGCGCCATTATGGGGGGATACATCTCCAAATGGTTAATCGATAAAAATATCTTTACCGACTCACTGAAAGCAAAACGCGTCACCATCAGTATCTCTGCGTTACTCGCGGGTATTGCGGTCATTGCCGTGCCGATGGTGGATGGCCTATTTGCCACATTAACGCTGCTGGTGATTGCAATGGCGCTGCTTTCCGCGCTCTCCGCAACCGGCTGGGCGCTGCCTGGCGACGTTGCCCCCTCCTCCATGGTGGCGTCAGTCGGCAGTATCCAGAACTTCGGCGGCTATTTTGCCGGATCGCTCTCCCCCCTTGCCACTGGCCTGATTGCTGATGTCACTGGCTCTTACACCCTGGCCTTCGTCAGCGGTGGGATCATCGCGGCCTGCGCCGCACTGTGTTACTGGTTCATCGTAAAAGAGCCGGTAAAAGTAGAAGAATAA
- the pitA gene encoding inorganic phosphate transporter PitA — MLHLFAGLDLYTGLMLLLALVFVLFYEAINGFHDTANAVATVIYTRAMQPQLAVMMAAVFNFFGVLLGGLSVAYAIVHMLPTDLLLNMGSSHGLAMIFSMLLAAIIWNLGTWYFGLPASSSHTLIGAIIGIGLTNALMTGTSVVDALNIPAVVNIFASLIASPVVGMVIAGGLIFLLRRYWSGTKKRDRIHRLPEERKKKGGKKKPPFWTRISLISSAAGVAFSHGANDGQKGIGLVMLVLVGIAPAGFVVNMSASGYEITRTRDAVGNLEMYFRQHPGVIKQVADKAQSLTAPTADTTPTTEFHCHPANTMDALGRVKTLLPANLESYDALSVPQRGQLRRIMLCISDTADKVAKLPDISRSDVHLLKKLKTDMLSTIEYAPIWIIMAVALALGMGTMIGWRRVATTIGEKIGKKGMTYAQGMSAQITAALSIGLASYIGMPVSTTHVLSSAVAGTMIVDGGGLQRKTVTSIAMAWVFTLPAAILLSGFLYWASLQLL, encoded by the coding sequence ATGCTACATTTATTTGCTGGTCTGGATTTATATACCGGCTTGATGCTTTTACTTGCGCTGGTCTTTGTCCTGTTTTACGAAGCCATAAACGGATTTCACGACACCGCTAATGCGGTCGCGACCGTCATTTATACCCGTGCCATGCAGCCCCAACTGGCAGTGATGATGGCGGCGGTGTTCAACTTTTTTGGCGTCCTGCTGGGTGGGCTCAGCGTTGCCTATGCCATCGTACATATGCTACCCACAGATTTGCTGCTTAATATGGGGTCGTCACATGGCCTCGCGATGATTTTTTCCATGTTACTGGCGGCGATTATCTGGAACCTGGGAACCTGGTATTTCGGGTTACCGGCTTCCAGTTCTCATACCCTGATCGGCGCGATTATTGGGATTGGGCTCACCAACGCGCTGATGACCGGGACTTCGGTAGTCGATGCGTTAAACATCCCGGCGGTAGTCAATATCTTTGCTTCATTGATTGCATCTCCCGTCGTCGGAATGGTGATTGCAGGCGGCCTGATCTTTCTGCTGCGTCGCTACTGGAGCGGCACCAAAAAACGCGATCGCATCCACCGCCTTCCTGAAGAACGGAAAAAGAAAGGCGGTAAAAAGAAACCGCCATTCTGGACACGTATTTCGCTCATCTCCTCAGCGGCTGGCGTAGCCTTTTCTCACGGCGCAAACGATGGTCAGAAAGGGATCGGCCTGGTGATGCTGGTGCTGGTGGGGATTGCGCCAGCCGGTTTCGTGGTGAACATGAGCGCATCAGGCTACGAAATCACCCGCACGCGTGATGCTGTCGGCAATCTTGAAATGTACTTTCGGCAACACCCTGGCGTGATAAAACAGGTGGCTGACAAGGCTCAATCGCTTACTGCTCCGACAGCGGATACCACACCGACAACCGAATTTCATTGCCATCCGGCGAATACGATGGATGCTCTTGGTCGCGTCAAAACACTGTTACCAGCCAACCTGGAGAGTTACGACGCATTAAGCGTGCCGCAACGCGGTCAGTTACGACGCATCATGCTGTGCATCTCCGATACGGCAGATAAAGTGGCAAAGCTGCCGGATATCAGCCGTAGCGACGTACATCTGTTGAAAAAACTGAAAACCGATATGCTGAGCACCATTGAATATGCGCCGATCTGGATAATCATGGCCGTCGCGCTGGCGTTGGGCATGGGGACGATGATCGGCTGGCGTCGCGTGGCAACCACGATTGGCGAGAAGATTGGTAAGAAAGGTATGACCTATGCCCAGGGGATGTCCGCACAAATCACAGCGGCGCTCTCCATAGGTCTTGCCAGCTATATCGGGATGCCGGTTTCTACTACGCATGTGCTCTCTTCCGCCGTGGCGGGAACGATGATTGTCGACGGCGGCGGATTACAGCGGAAAACTGTCACCAGCATCGCGATGGCCTGGGTATTCACATTGCCAGCGGCGATTTTACTGTCCGGGTTTCTGTACTGGGCTTCCCTGCAACTTCTCTGA
- a CDS encoding 2-dehydro-3-deoxygalactonokinase produces MTIITIDTGTTNTRVCAWQDGTLLAEAARSAGVRDTAITGSTATLMQGVSDAVQEVKQKAGIPRDAKVIYLSAGMITSNVGLCEIPHLVAPAGLKELAEGMTPAHLPEISDDPIWFVPGIRNHKDAVSLDNVEQMDMMRGEETEAIGVLSSLDIRGPALIILPGSHSKFVKIDAQNRIEGCVTTMGGELLEVITRHTILASSLQHQFATDIDSPSLLQGARQCLQTGLSRTCFSVRVLDMFASLSLNQKANVLLGAVLQDDLQAVKNSRAFDCPPDTHIVVCGKEVLKFAFATLIDHDPWFNGKITVAPENKSLSAEGLLALAKRKNII; encoded by the coding sequence ATGACCATTATTACCATCGATACCGGGACCACCAATACCCGCGTCTGCGCCTGGCAGGACGGAACATTACTGGCTGAAGCGGCGCGTTCCGCAGGCGTTCGCGACACCGCCATTACCGGCAGCACGGCCACGTTGATGCAAGGCGTCAGCGATGCCGTCCAGGAGGTAAAGCAAAAAGCCGGCATCCCTCGCGACGCGAAGGTAATTTACCTCTCCGCCGGGATGATTACCTCCAACGTGGGTTTATGTGAGATCCCCCACCTTGTCGCTCCCGCCGGGTTAAAAGAACTGGCGGAGGGTATGACCCCCGCGCATCTGCCAGAGATTAGCGATGACCCCATCTGGTTTGTTCCTGGCATACGCAATCACAAAGACGCCGTCTCACTCGATAACGTCGAGCAGATGGACATGATGCGTGGCGAAGAAACGGAAGCGATTGGCGTACTCAGTAGCCTTGATATCCGTGGGCCAGCGTTGATTATTTTACCGGGGTCGCATTCCAAATTTGTCAAAATTGATGCGCAGAATCGCATCGAAGGCTGCGTGACCACCATGGGCGGTGAGCTTCTGGAAGTGATTACCCGGCACACGATCCTGGCCAGCTCGTTGCAGCATCAATTCGCGACCGACATCGACAGCCCGTCGTTATTACAAGGGGCCCGCCAGTGTCTGCAGACCGGGCTTTCCCGCACCTGTTTCTCGGTTCGCGTGCTGGACATGTTTGCTTCCTTATCGCTGAACCAGAAAGCGAACGTACTGCTCGGCGCCGTCTTGCAGGATGATCTTCAGGCCGTCAAAAACAGTCGGGCCTTTGACTGTCCGCCGGATACGCACATTGTGGTGTGCGGTAAAGAGGTTCTTAAATTCGCGTTCGCCACCTTAATCGATCATGACCCGTGGTTTAACGGAAAAATAACCGTCGCGCCGGAAAATAAATCCTTATCGGCAGAGGGATTACTGGCGTTGGCGAAACGGAAAAACATTATTTAA
- a CDS encoding dTMP kinase produces MESIKPPLIAVIGSDGSGKTTVCEHLVICLQKYGPTEKVHLGKQAGNVGRAVVKLPLMGNSLGKVIERNKVKTAKKLPGAIPALVIMSFVARRLLRFRHMLTCRRRGLIVLADRYPQIQIPGAYDGTVFPASADGSRFVSWLAEQERSAFRWMASHKPDLVIKLNVDLDVACARKPDHRREALAKKIAITPQLTFGGAPLVDIDANQPLDDVLADAEKAIAEFMTDRGYHHTDGNQSAVSFHPQ; encoded by the coding sequence ATGGAATCAATTAAACCTCCGCTAATAGCCGTTATTGGCAGCGATGGTTCGGGGAAAACAACGGTCTGCGAACATCTTGTTATCTGTTTGCAGAAATATGGCCCGACTGAAAAAGTTCACTTAGGTAAGCAGGCAGGAAATGTAGGACGCGCCGTGGTTAAATTACCGTTAATGGGTAATTCATTAGGTAAAGTTATTGAGCGTAATAAAGTTAAAACTGCAAAAAAATTACCTGGAGCGATACCTGCATTAGTAATTATGTCTTTCGTTGCGCGTCGGTTACTGCGGTTTCGCCATATGCTGACGTGTCGTCGGCGGGGCTTAATTGTGTTAGCCGATCGCTACCCTCAGATACAAATCCCCGGTGCCTATGATGGTACTGTATTTCCTGCCAGTGCAGACGGGAGTCGCTTCGTTAGTTGGCTGGCCGAACAAGAACGCTCGGCGTTTCGCTGGATGGCCAGCCATAAACCGGATTTAGTGATAAAACTGAATGTTGATCTCGACGTTGCCTGTGCACGTAAACCCGATCACCGTAGAGAAGCGCTGGCAAAAAAAATCGCGATAACACCACAGCTGACCTTTGGTGGCGCGCCTCTGGTTGATATTGATGCGAATCAGCCGCTGGATGATGTGCTGGCGGATGCGGAAAAAGCGATAGCCGAGTTTATGACTGACCGTGGCTATCATCACACTGACGGTAATCAGTCCGCAGTTAGCTTTCATCCTCAGTAA
- a CDS encoding IclR family transcriptional regulator, translating to MSEKINRSVARALEIMELIAQSKEDLTISEISKFLAIPKSTTFDILYTLLEKGYLEQTSEKQKTFRLGMKLFQTGAHYLDRTPFRDVAHATLENLVETAGETAFLAILNKDELVYLDKIESPNSVRTSARIGSSNPLYCTGLGKAILATLPDDEVRAILKRTGGLQPVTPYTITDEAQFMSILAQARQQGYAVDDREHNSEVFCLAAPVYNLHGHVSAAISVASLFSKVKDDRQKIEQLGRMISAAALELSHRIGYRGNSLYVSE from the coding sequence GTGTCTGAGAAGATTAACCGCTCTGTCGCGCGGGCACTGGAAATCATGGAGCTGATTGCGCAGAGCAAAGAAGATCTCACCATTTCAGAGATCAGCAAATTTCTGGCCATCCCGAAAAGTACGACTTTCGATATTCTGTATACCCTTCTGGAAAAAGGATATCTGGAACAGACCAGCGAAAAACAGAAAACGTTCAGGCTGGGCATGAAACTGTTCCAGACCGGCGCTCACTATCTCGACAGAACGCCTTTTCGCGATGTCGCCCACGCCACGCTGGAAAATCTGGTTGAAACCGCAGGCGAAACGGCCTTCCTTGCGATTCTCAATAAGGATGAGCTGGTGTACCTGGACAAGATTGAAAGCCCCAATTCCGTCAGAACCTCGGCGCGTATTGGCTCCAGTAACCCGCTGTACTGTACGGGGCTGGGTAAAGCCATTCTCGCCACTCTGCCCGATGACGAGGTACGCGCCATATTAAAACGAACCGGTGGTCTGCAACCGGTTACCCCCTATACCATCACGGATGAAGCACAGTTTATGTCTATACTCGCCCAGGCCAGACAGCAAGGTTATGCGGTTGATGACAGAGAACATAACAGCGAAGTCTTTTGCCTCGCAGCGCCGGTGTACAACCTCCACGGACACGTTAGCGCAGCCATCAGCGTCGCCAGTTTATTTTCTAAAGTGAAGGACGATCGGCAAAAAATAGAGCAACTGGGGAGAATGATCTCAGCCGCTGCGCTGGAGCTTTCACACCGAATCGGCTATCGGGGTAATTCACTCTATGTGAGTGAATAA